AACGAGGTTGATTTTAACAGTTCAGAAGACCGGCACATGTTCGGTGATATTTATGAAAAGATTTTGAGTGATCTTCAAAGTGCCGGTAATGCCGGTGAGTATTATACACCGAGAGCCGTTACCCAGTTCATGGCCGACATGGTTGATCCTAAATTAGGCCAAAAAGTGCTGGACCCGGCGTGTGGTACGGGCGGCTTTTTGACCTGTGTTATAAAAAATGTTCGGCAGAAATATGTAAAGACAGTGGATGATGAGATCGTCCTTCAGCAATCCATTTTCGGTGTCGAAAAGAAACAGCTCCCGCATTCACTGTGTATGACAAACATGTTACTCCACGATATTGATGTGCCTTCCAATATCAAGCACGACAATACCCTTGCCCGACCCCTGCTAAGCTATGGTCCCAAAGACCGTGTTGATGTGGTTATCACCAATCCCCCGTTTGGGGGAATGGAGGAGGATGGCATTGAATCAAATTTTCCTACCGGATTACGGACAAGGGAAACGGCAGACCTGTTTTTAGTGCTTATTATGCACCTTCTTAGGGATGGTGGGCGTGCCGGTATTGTTTTGCCAGACGGCACACTGTTCGGCGAAGGTGTCAAAACACGGATAAAAGAAAAACTGCTCAAGGAATGCAACCTACACACCATCGTTAGGCTTCCTAATGGGGTGTTCAGCCCTTACACCGGCATCAAAACGAACCTGCTATTTTTTACCAAAGGGGAAAAGACAAAAAACGTATGGTTTTATGAGCATCCCTATCCCGAAGGCTATAAATCCTATTCAAAGACAAAGCCAATGCGCATCGAGGAGTTCGAGCCTGAAAAGAAATGGTGGAACAACCGCAAAGAAAACGAGTTTGCATGGAAGGTGTCGGCCAAGGACATTAAGGTTGGTGGGTATAATCTGGACATTAAAAACCCCCATAGCCCAGAAGACGATCTTGGTGATCCTGATGAGCTGTTGAAGGAATACAA
This DNA window, taken from Candidatus Desulfatibia profunda, encodes the following:
- a CDS encoding N-6 DNA methylase gives rise to the protein NEVDFNSSEDRHMFGDIYEKILSDLQSAGNAGEYYTPRAVTQFMADMVDPKLGQKVLDPACGTGGFLTCVIKNVRQKYVKTVDDEIVLQQSIFGVEKKQLPHSLCMTNMLLHDIDVPSNIKHDNTLARPLLSYGPKDRVDVVITNPPFGGMEEDGIESNFPTGLRTRETADLFLVLIMHLLRDGGRAGIVLPDGTLFGEGVKTRIKEKLLKECNLHTIVRLPNGVFSPYTGIKTNLLFFTKGEKTKNVWFYEHPYPEGYKSYSKTKPMRIEEFEPEKKWWNNRKENEFAWKVSAKDIKVGGYNLDIKNPHSPEDDLGDPDELLKEYKGLIKEVASTRDKLKQELMNALGGKA